The following coding sequences lie in one Silvibacterium dinghuense genomic window:
- a CDS encoding YceI family protein, translating into MKAFRIFFLFLTFAGAGLSMASAQAAPQKITVHLDPAKTNIRWTLKSTFHNVHGTFALKGGLITIDPATGEAQGEVIVETETGQSGNKGRDAKMQKEVLESVKYPEAIFHPEKVTGELKSGSLQKVTISGLFTMHGSDHPLTLEMNVDLRDNDARATTHFVIPYVQWGMTYPGSVLMHVSRQVDVDIAAQGSVDGLR; encoded by the coding sequence ATGAAAGCTTTCCGGATATTCTTCCTGTTTCTGACATTTGCGGGCGCCGGTCTTTCGATGGCATCCGCGCAGGCTGCGCCGCAGAAGATCACGGTGCATCTCGATCCGGCGAAGACGAACATTCGCTGGACCCTGAAAAGCACATTTCATAACGTGCACGGAACCTTCGCATTGAAGGGCGGCCTGATCACCATCGACCCGGCGACCGGTGAGGCGCAGGGGGAGGTGATTGTCGAGACCGAAACCGGTCAGAGCGGCAACAAGGGCCGCGACGCAAAGATGCAGAAGGAAGTCCTCGAGTCAGTGAAGTACCCCGAGGCCATCTTCCATCCCGAGAAGGTGACCGGGGAGCTGAAGTCAGGATCGCTCCAGAAAGTGACCATCAGCGGCCTCTTCACCATGCACGGCAGCGATCATCCGCTGACGCTGGAGATGAATGTCGATCTCAGGGACAACGACGCGAGGGCAACGACACACTTCGTGATTCCCTATGTGCAGTGGGGAATGACCTATCCGGGAAGCGTGCTGATGCATGTCAGCAGGCAGGTGGATGTGGATATCGCGGCGCAGGGTAGCGTCGACGGGCTGCGATGA
- a CDS encoding ComEA family DNA-binding protein yields MRARNTMQGRLWKEFLLLASAVTIAAITVVWITGCDTAPKSDQQLRQQAAQTTAEAKRDAQQAAANARVAAAEAEQKVNDIAAGVKEGLHNGSAGPGGKSAAGVMNLNTASADDLSTLPGISPARARRIVANRPYETPHELVRRGLVSEAEYQQIQGQIVAH; encoded by the coding sequence ATGAGAGCGCGAAACACGATGCAGGGTCGGCTCTGGAAGGAATTTCTGCTCCTGGCTTCAGCGGTAACGATAGCGGCGATCACCGTGGTATGGATAACCGGCTGCGATACCGCGCCGAAGAGCGATCAGCAGCTCCGCCAGCAGGCGGCTCAGACCACAGCCGAGGCGAAACGGGATGCGCAGCAGGCCGCGGCGAACGCACGCGTGGCAGCAGCCGAGGCGGAACAGAAAGTGAATGACATTGCTGCCGGCGTGAAAGAGGGTCTCCATAACGGAAGCGCCGGCCCGGGCGGTAAGTCCGCAGCGGGCGTCATGAACCTCAATACGGCGAGCGCAGACGACCTTTCAACATTGCCGGGAATTTCTCCGGCACGGGCGCGCCGGATCGTGGCCAACCGGCCTTATGAAACTCCCCATGAGCTGGTGAGGAGGGGGTTGGTTTCTGAGGCCGAGTACCAGCAGATTCAGGGCCAAATAGTAGCTCACTAA
- a CDS encoding HesB/IscA family protein, whose protein sequence is MATATAVPESTQTKTPLSLTPNAVVKVREIMASQDPLPAGLRIGVVGGGCSGFQYSMSFENQAGMMDKVLTFDGLKVFVDATSAMYLNGCVVDYVETLEAAGFKFENPSVKSTCGCGSSFSV, encoded by the coding sequence ATGGCCACCGCTACCGCCGTTCCCGAATCGACGCAGACCAAGACCCCGTTGTCGCTGACGCCCAACGCCGTGGTGAAGGTCCGCGAGATCATGGCCTCCCAGGACCCGCTTCCTGCCGGTCTTCGCATCGGTGTGGTTGGCGGCGGGTGTTCCGGCTTCCAGTACTCGATGTCCTTCGAGAACCAGGCCGGCATGATGGATAAGGTCCTCACTTTCGACGGCCTGAAGGTCTTCGTCGACGCCACCTCCGCCATGTACCTGAACGGCTGCGTGGTCGATTATGTCGAGACGCTCGAGGCAGCCGGCTTCAAGTTCGAGAACCCCAGCGTGAAGAGCACCTGCGGCTGCGGTTCGTCCTTCAGCGTGTAA